A part of Miscanthus floridulus cultivar M001 chromosome 6, ASM1932011v1, whole genome shotgun sequence genomic DNA contains:
- the LOC136458748 gene encoding uncharacterized protein isoform X1 has product MEATSNQEAVRCGGAGDGDVDGDDEAKKKEAALASSRLLDPGFKPSKLSQDRLDKFKELHKKRLQITEKPKYKRKLKGTTGRSIKVTSDYKFTDKDACADSSPGDVHHMSSVTGIQGDPASGLSSRNKRKLHWGLDIKERWERKANM; this is encoded by the exons ATGGAGGCCACAAGCAATCAGGAGGCGGTGAGATGCGGAGGCGCAGGCGATGGCGATgtcgacggcgacgacgaggcgAAGAAGAAGGAGGCGGCGCTTGCATCAAGCAGGCTCCTCGACCCGGGGTTCAAGCCCTCCAAACTATCCCAGGACCGGCTCGACAAGTTTAAG GAATTACACAAGAAACGGTTACAGATAACTGAAAAGCCAAAGTATAAAAGAAAACTGAAAG GAACCACTGGGAGAAGTATCAAAGTAACCAGCGATTATAAATTCACTGATAAGGATGCATGTGCTGATAGTTCTCCAGGAGATGTACATCATATGTCATCAGTTACAGGAATCCAAGGG GATCCTGCATCAGGCCTGTCCTCGAGGAACAAAAGGAAGCTACATTGGGG GCTTGATATTAAAGAACGATGGGAAAGGAAGGCAAACATGTAA
- the LOC136458748 gene encoding uncharacterized protein isoform X2 yields the protein MEATSNQEAVRCGGAGDGDVDGDDEAKKKEAALASSRLLDPGFKPSKLSQDRLDKFKELHKKRLQITEKPKYKRKLKGTTGRSIKVTSDYKFTDKDACADSSPGDVHHMSSVTGIQGA from the exons ATGGAGGCCACAAGCAATCAGGAGGCGGTGAGATGCGGAGGCGCAGGCGATGGCGATgtcgacggcgacgacgaggcgAAGAAGAAGGAGGCGGCGCTTGCATCAAGCAGGCTCCTCGACCCGGGGTTCAAGCCCTCCAAACTATCCCAGGACCGGCTCGACAAGTTTAAG GAATTACACAAGAAACGGTTACAGATAACTGAAAAGCCAAAGTATAAAAGAAAACTGAAAG GAACCACTGGGAGAAGTATCAAAGTAACCAGCGATTATAAATTCACTGATAAGGATGCATGTGCTGATAGTTCTCCAGGAGATGTACATCATATGTCATCAGTTACAGGAATCCAAGGG GCTTGA